One genomic region from Candida albicans SC5314 chromosome 6, complete sequence encodes:
- the TLO13 gene encoding Tlo13p (Member of a family of telomere-proximal genes of unknown function; may be spliced in vivo; overlaps orf19.6337.1, which is a region annotated as blocked reading frame), with the protein MPENLQTRLHNSLDEILKSSGYIFEIIDQNRKQSNVITSPNNELIQKSITQSLNGEIQNFHAILDQTVSKLDDAEWCLGVMVEKKKKLDELKVKEEAARKKEEEAKKEEEXKKAEEAKKCFILLFCQICTTFNLCANILFYLIFIYFYFTILFYRTFYIFSLSTHLLYNIFLRL; encoded by the coding sequence ATGCCAGAAAACCTCCAAACAAGATTACATAACTCACTCGACgagatattgaaatcatcagGATACATATTTGAGATAATCGACCAAAACAGAAAACAAAGCAATGTGATTACTAGCCCCAACAACGAACTAATCCAAAAATCCATAACCCAACTGCTCAACGGCGAAATCCAAAACTTCCATGCTATTCTAGACCAAACAGTGTCGAAACTCGATGATGCAGAGTGGTGTCTCGGCGTTATggttgaaaagaaaaagaaacttgACGAATTGAAAGTCAAAGAAGAAGCGGCAAGaaagaaggaagaagaGGCCAAGAAGGAAGAAGAGGYCAAGAAAGCAGAGGAAGCGAAGAAgtgttttattttacttTTCTGTCAAATTTGCACTACTTTTAATTTGTGTGCAAATATTCTATTTTACTTGATTTTTATatacttttattttacAATACTTTTTTATAGGACTTTTTatatcttttctttatcaactCATCTTTTATACAATATATTCTTACGATTATAA